A window of Solea senegalensis isolate Sse05_10M linkage group LG20, IFAPA_SoseM_1, whole genome shotgun sequence contains these coding sequences:
- the LOC122786776 gene encoding uncharacterized protein LOC122786776 isoform X3 produces the protein MEKNGRMITHKCCSVSVKSEAPLYKLHCQNCKVLFETESKYMKHLSEQTHTRMWEKLKEAVGSQCYEQRVTVKFNLDLCLYLRESMKQNEPVVGVSLVVACVSSRVHVEPIYICFACQNCFPESFLRQHFKSQKHVILTLLYQNPWRLPFAWKSPQDLKALKTMAWEEAKARGPDDMILKAFDIPYSVFHCLIPPNYEKVMKALVLFHVYLMNKVPQCETYSRLQQNERFPLLGKQFLVIHACGTKVGFVCLLCEQTMMDDEFYAHVFSWKHVATFLEWVNRFHPGSLSGNTDAATLLDLAKQAANLHPTSNEQGINLDTPICMPCPYETVVEILEAAKRRHGGGQLEPTIAPRYKLSPRQSLKQVDNNTQENSGAVVELEKKNCIKSTDKENTIEKVSVEPSSKIIIKCSLKSDGASKEAPTPCGAQPEKTKEVYSKPCPDGVQNAVKETSQRLKEEIAEDTKVQMKMDIKKEVTEECITREHISEVPLSCQNTVGSERTVGEQESSITSKDVPTLRNVVYSNNERKRPHSSSDKSPEVTSPNEGLEGEIALKRQRMNAEEDSPFKKSTQQTLTATINQRENIELCQKTAGTQVSSDKEVLRPSLLWNYIKNMNREPVIAIQTVKAVQAQRDSKHVFPLTPALQDTHSHAEVNFLVEEMDSSDSNSETKPSSVTAPMSVPPESKSIVSVSKSVQDASSVHVSKSRTTMARLHSDSTENNSQNKITQNTTFKPLVTETTSNMLGISPTRAMCPQNTTMTVSARQEASSKPVRITQTGSTAFHETARMSTHSEKASQTKVTHSKAKTSVTSENNKACAKAVRMKTVNDPSADIAPRACVSNPPAAPLEAPATSVKSGLVSPSVEPSHTHTTKIKPKENRRTVGFYELILVNCEKRRQVYCKLCSKRMTDSAHTSTLTHQSNYVNKLYGPNIETTHFEKIIAHLAEAEKYAGNRKDQINSQSVEVKNDVYLELAALPDDKAIEKLQDILRQKALQVPSVSTTDNAQVKLQVVGSSRCEVSSPDDGTCVPLNQTSGLSVTNQPVQENIRVAESLCTSELRSNLKEQDDHSGGAPSGTEKGPGPSDLTPDQVQPFLLFKSDPDPIPPPSIQEADTTVSVTVKQERFDPFFDAPAHIEVMPAVQRPVPGAQPQCCAHSVAAHSTHTSLVTSIKQEPLSLDLLRTERENERRPSLTEEHVPAMFVPRAEQHSASVHQVLPRSSEGDTNQSYMEGLDPEPVIGLGFVWKCRGTSGNTFCLCESCEETFSTSHIAHASSPNHWYKYIRWQHPGFMNYWEGDHPLERKLKALRATAVCLSLRESDVTVQDVPLGPELYEHVHRAPFSEALQITQHIKKEDGSSI, from the exons ATGGAAAAGAATGGAAGAATGATTACACACA AATGTTGCAGCGTGTCGGTAAAGTCTGAAGCACCACTGTACAAACTGCATTGCCAG AACTGCAAAGTCCTCTTTGAAACAGAGTCCAAGTATATGAAACATTTGTcggagcagacacacactcgg atGTGGGAGAAACTCAAAGaag CTGTAGGCTCTCAATGTTACGAGCAAAGAG TAACTGTCAAATTCAATCTGGACTTGTGCTTGTATCTCCGAGAGAGtatgaaacaaaatgaaccAGTTGTTG GTGTGTCCCTGGTCGTGGCATGTGTGAGCTCTCGAGTCCATGTCGAGCCCATCTATATTTGCTTTGCCTGTCAGAACTGTTTCCCAGAGTCTTTTCTCCGGCAACActttaaatcacagaaacatgtCATTCTTACCTTG CTCTACCAGAATCCCTGGCGGCTTCCTTTTGCCTGGAAGAGTCCTCAGGATTTGAAAGCCCTGAAGACGATGGCCTGGGAAGAGGCAAAGGCAAGAGGACCAGATGACATGATTCTCAAg GCTTTTGATATCCCATACTCGGTATTTCACTGCCTCATCCCACCAAATTACGAAAAAG tgATGAAGGCACTTGTATTATTCCACGTTTACTTGATGAataaag TTCCACAGTGTGAGACGTACAGCCGACTCCAGCAAAATGAGAGATTTCCTCTCCTCG GCAAACAGTTCCTGGTCATTCATGCATGTGGGACTAAAGTGGGGTTTGTGTGCTTACTGTGCGAGCAAACAATGATGGATGATGAATTTTACGCCCATGTGTTCAGCTGGAAACATGTTGCAACATTTCTG GAGTGggtg AACCGTTTCCACCCAGGTTCGCTGAGTGGAAACACTGACGCTGCAACCTTACTGGACTTGGCAAAACAGGCGGCAAATCTTCACCCCACATCTAATGAACAG GGGATCAATTTGGACACGCCCATCTGCATGCCATGCCCCTATGAAACAG TGGTAGAAATTCTGGAAGCTGCAAAAAGACGACATGGGGGAGGACAGCTTGAACCCACCATAGCCCCTCGCTACAAGCTGT cCCCCAGACAATCTCTGAAACAGGtggacaacaacacacaggaaaacagtGGGGCTGTGGTGGAATTGGAGAAAAAGAACTGCATTAAATCAACTGACAAGGAAAACACCATAGAAAAGGTGTCAGTTGAACCCAGTTCTAAAATCATCATAAAATGCAGCCTGAAAAGTGATGGAGCTAGCAAGGAGGCTCCCACGCCATGTGGTGCACAaccagaaaagacaaaagaagtgTATTCAAAACCGTGTCCAGATGGAGTTCAGAATGCAGTCAAGGAGACAAGCCAGCGGTTAAAGGAAGAGATAGCAGAAGACACAAAGGTACAGATGAAAATGGACATAAAGAAGGAAGTAACGGAGGAGTGTATAACAAGAGAACACATTTCAGAGGTCCCACTAAGCTGCCAGAACACAGTCGGCAGTGAACGCACGGTGGGTGAACAAGAAAGTAGCATAACTAGCAAGGACGTCCCAACACTGAGGAATGTCGTGTACAGCAACAACGAAAGAAAGAGGCCACACAGCTCGTCTGACAAATCCCCAGAAGTCACATCTCCTAACGAGGGTCTGGAGGGAGAGATTGCACTTAAAAGACAAAGAATGAATGCTGAAGAAGACTCCCCTTTTAAAAAATCAACACAACAGACACTCACAGCCACCATCAACCAGAGAGAGAATATCGAACTATGTCAGAAGACTGCCGGGACCCAAG TGTCTTCGGACAAGGAAGTGCTCCGACCAAGTCTACTGTGGAATTATATCAAGAACATGAACCGGGagcctgtgattg CCATACAGACTGTCAAGGCGGTTCAGGCTCAACGGGACAGCAAACATGTTTTCCCTTTAACTCCAGCTCTGCAAGATACTCATTCTCACGCTGAGGTCAACTTCCTG gtGGAGGAGATGGATTCAAGTGATTCAAACTCTGAGACAAAACCATCCTCCGTAACTGCACCCATGTCTGTCCCTCCTGAATCAAAATCAATAGTTTCTGTTTCCAAAAGTGTTCAAGATGCATCCAGTGTTCATGTGTCCAAAAGCAGGACAACCATGGCCAGGTTGCATTCTGACTCCACAGAAAATAACAGTCAGAATAAAATCACTCAGAATACAACTTTCAAACCTTTAGTAACAGAAACTACTTCCAATATGTTGGGGATATCTCCAACTCGAGCCATGTGTCCTCAAAACACTACAATGACAGTAAGTGCACGTCAAGAAGCCTCAAGTAAACCTGTACGCATTACTCAAACTGGATCCACTGCGTTCCATGAAACTGCTCGTATGTCTACACACTCTGAAAAAGCATCTCAAACTAAAGTGACACACTCTAAGGCTAAAACATCAGTGacaagtgaaaataataaaGCCTGTGCCAAGGCCGTGCGCATGAAGACTGTGAATGATCCAAGTGCTGACATTGCACCACGTGCTTGTGTGAGTAATCCACCTGCTGCTCCCCTCGAAGCCCCGGCCACTTCTGTCAAGTCAGGACTCGTCAGTCCATCCGTGGAGCCGTCACATACCCACACAACGAAGATTAAGCCAAAAGAAAACCGACGTACAGTTg GCTTTTATGAGCTGATCTTGGTGAATTGTGAAAAGAGGCGACAGGTGTACTGTAAACTGTGTTCCAAGCGGATGACTGACTCCGCACATACCTCTACTTTGACCCACCAATCTAATTATGTG AATAAGCTGTACGGGCCCAATATTGAGACGACTCATTTTGAGAAGATCATCGCGCACTTGGCTGAAGCTGAAAAGTATGCTGGAAATCGAAAGGACCAG ATTAACAGTCAGAGCGTGGAAGTAAAGAATGATGTGTACCTAGAGCTGGCTGCTCTCCCTGATGACAAAG CCATAGAAAAACTGCAAGACATTCTAAGACAGAAGGCCTTGCAGGTGCCATCAGTCTCCACAACTGATAATGCACAGGTGAAACTGCAAGTTGTCGGTTCCAGTCGGTGTGAGGTTTCAAGCCCAGATGATG GGACTTGTGTGCCACTGAATCAAACGTCTGGACTTTCTGTGACGAATCAGCCAGTGCAGGAGAACATACGTGTGGCGGAATCACTCTGCACATCGG AATTGAGATCAAATTTGAAAGAGCAGGATGATCATTCAGGTGGAGCTCCGAGCGGGACTGAAAAAGGCCCAGGACCCAGTGACCTGACTCCAGACCAGGTTCAGCCTTTTTTGCTATTTAAAAGTGATCCAGACCCCATCCCACCTCCTAGCATTCAAGAGGCAGACACAACAG TTTCAGTCACAGTCAAACAGGAAAGGTTTGATCCATTTTTTGATGCCCCGGCTCATATTGAAGTCATGCCTGCTGTTCAGAGACCTG TCCCAGGGGCACAACCTCAATGTTGTGCACACTCTGTTGCCGCTcactctacacacacatcactggtAACGTCCATCAAACAAGAGCCACTCTCTTTAGATCTGCTAAGAACAGAGCGGGAGAACGAACGGAGGCCCAGCCTCACAGAGGAACATGTACCAGCCATGTTCGTCCCAAGAGCTGAGCAGCACAGTGCATCAGTGCATCAGGTGCTCCCAAGGTCATCAGAAG GGGATACGAATCAGAGCTACATGGAAGGACTGGACCCTGAACCAGTGATAG GTCTAGGTTTTGTGTGGAAGTGTCGAGGAACGTCTGGGAATACGTTCTGCTTGTGTGAGAGCTGCGAGGAGACGTTCTCCACCAGTCACATCGCACATGCGTCGAGTCCTAATCACTGGTATAAATACATT CGATGGCAGCACCCCGGTTTTATGAACTACTGGGAAGGTGATCATCCTCTCGAGAGGAAATTGAAAGCTTTGAGGGCCACTGCTGTTTGCTTATCACTGCGTGAGAGTGATGTAACTGTGCAG GATGTTCCTCTGGGGCCTGAGCTGTATGAACATGTGCACCGCGCTCC